The segment ACCCATTGATAATGGAGGCTTCTCAAGAACATACAATTTAGAAAGGAAATATTATATCTTTCTTATCTTTAAATACACTTATAGAGAAAAATGTTAATTGTGGATGACACCAAAACATACTTATAAAGTGAAGTATTTATTTATGTGTCATGTTTATTTATTCCAACGCTTAGGAAAACCCTCTCTTTCTATAGCCATTTTTAAAATGAATTAGTTTCTCTCCCTTACTAAGGAAATCCTCAATAAATTCCTTATTTAGATCATTGTGACATCTCTTATGACCTTACACCCTTGAATTCTTACCTTATCACTTTCTTAGTCACTATGAACTCCATCCAACATATTTCGACTTCCCTTAGATTCTAGgattttgtgaatattttttaGAGAATGTTATTTTGTATATACATGTGCACGGAGAAATTAGAAATATCTCATTTGAAAATTCTCTATTTTAGTGAACAATATTTCGATTAGTTAAATCAAGATATgaacttaaccattttacatagcAACCATCAAGCTAGAAAGAGGGAACTCACAAGCTATGAGTCTACCAAAAAATAAATGACTAAAAACAACTAAACAAATAGAAACTACATAAAAAAGAATAGGCTTGAGGATAAGATAAGAGAATATCATGAAACCACCTAATGGTTTCCCAAAAGACTCAAACACCTCACAGCTTGCCCTCTCTTTTGAGCATATCAATCTTGTCTAAGAAGGATAGCTCCTTGTTAGAAGAGACCTCTTGGGAGGGAGTAGCATCTAGAGTACCATTAACTATCACTTTTTAGAAGACCTAGACAACAAAccaacaaaattctcctccttctTAGCTCTCTTGCACTTAGGATTTTTGTTCTCAATTCTTACTATAGTGAGATCTTGAACATAGATATAGAGAGGGACATGGATTTAAAAATTGGAGCTAAAAGTTTCAGACATGGGTGTTTGCAACTGTTGTCTAAAGGTGTGCAAATGTAACAAAGGTAAGAAAAAATATACTTATGAGGATCGAAAGAGGTCTACTAGAAATCTAGCTCAACATGCCAGGACAAGGGCATCCTTTGTCATAGTCTAGGAATTTTTACTTGTTCAAAATTTGTTGAAACCTATAATTTAGTCTACTCTACTCTCTTATACCATTTTCAATGTTATATCTAAATGTACACAACTCTCTTATACCATTTTCAATGTTATATCTAAATGTACACACATGTCAAACATGGAATAAGGGTTGTGCTATATTGAGGCTTATCTAATTAAAACACTATGTCAATGTCCCTGTCTACACAACAGCTACGACGATGAAAAAGAGAGTGTTTCCTCAAAAGTACTAAGGCTAAATAGTAATGAAAGTATTGAATTGACAAATATTAGCTCAACTATGAAACCATTAGCACGAGTTCTCACTCAAGGCTTGATATGAAGTCCTATAGAATGTTAGTGCATGCTTTCAAACACAATGTACTTGGTCATGATTGTTGTACTAATAAAGTTGTATGCTTAACTACTTCAATCATAGGTTGAAAGTTTGAATGAATCCCTTAATTGAATGTGGTTGTGAATGCATTTATAGGACTAAGATTTGGAAGCGAaagaatgattttttttgtatGCAACTTACACTTTTTCACATTTAGATTTTGAGTAAGGCCAACTATAGGAAGACAAATGTCTGTTATTTGTATAGCCAACattcatattttaaaattttggtcCAATTTGCCTAGATAGGGGTTCTTAGGGCCCTATTTCAAGAAAATTGAACAATGAAAATGGTCATGAATAGGGAACACATCAAGTTTATGAAAATACTCCCCAAAAAGAGCACAATTAGACACAAATCAGGCACAACTGCTAAAGTGGTTCCAAACTAACTATGAAATCATAAAGATATACAATTTAAGAAACTACACAACCAAGGGTCAAGAAATACTATTTTGCCAAAATTACTTAGGACATAATCTAAGCATCAACTTTATAGTGCATCTCTAGAATATTTGAATATTGACGAATGCTGAAATCAATTAGTGCACTATTATCCTTAACAATTTCCTTCAAGTAATTAAACTCCaatattttgaaaaacaaaaatagtTGTAGAATAATAATAATTATACCAATTCAAATATAGCCAATTTATTTAACTTACTTAAAAAAACCAAATATAATTTTTTCATAACATATTTAAAGTAAAATATGGAATAATTTCTTTAACTATAATTAAAAGGATAGATAATTTGATTATACTTCTAGCTAGTTTTATGCAATCTTTAATAGACAAATTAAATATAGCCTATAAGTAATGCAGACCATAATTATAGAGGATGTAACTACTAAATCTATAAAAAAATGTGAGTATGACATGTTGTAACAAGACCACACAATAAATACCTACTATCATGTCCACCCACAACttgaaaactttctttttcaacattttttattaTCATATATTGTCAATTCTCACATGAAGAAATTCTTCGAAAAAGGAGAGAAGTCGATGGTGGTGCAAAATGGGCATGGTCGCTCTATTTTTCCTAAGCCCTTTGCAATTGTCAATTATTTTGTTATGAAATACTTTACCTTAGAAGGTCGCTACACCTTTGTGCATGGCTATCATTTTCACATCTTGAACCACATTAGACATGGTGATAGAACTAATTTTCCCTATGTTCTCTTCACTTCATTTTCTTGAAGTATTGCTAATTATGCTAATCCTTCACTCCACCAAGGGCTTAAATCTATATCATGTATAAATATGCATTTGATTATTTTCTGCATTGCAGCCATTTGCTTAACCTCCCAAGGAATTCAAGGCATAATAAAGAGGCCCAATGTTCTTCTGTTAAAATTCAACATATTGAGACCAACCCCTTGCCTTTGAGTGAAAATACCCCTACTATAAAGTCTAAAGGTAAGAAGCCCTATCGGGCTGGAATCAGAATCCCTGGAAGTGGCTTTGCTTAAAACCAACCCTAAAAAAAGAAAGTTGAAAACCCCAAAATATAGCCCTGTTAAGGCTAGAAAGCTCAATAAAGACCTTAGTAATAGGAACATCACCATTGACCTTGATTTACAAGATTATAAGAAAGAAGAGGATGAGCCACATGACAAGGAGAAGGAGGAGGATAGCTTTAGGGAGAGAAGGTTAACCCATCTCCTTGCTAAGGATCGAAAAGTCAAAATCAAGGCCAATGATACTTCCCCTGAACCATCTGAGGAATTCACCTTAGATGATGATGATAAATCCTCTAATTAGGATACAGAGGATGAGGAATTTCAAGTGGAAGAGGAAGAATAGGAGGAAAAATATAAGGAGCTAGATGATGAGAgtgaatctttggaggataagGAGGATTCTAAACCGATTTCCTTGTCTCAAGATTCTCTAGATGATGTGGAAATGGTGCCTTGCTCTCAGGACTCCCCCACTATTATGGAGAATCATAGTACTAGGAAGTTGCATAACCAGATAATTGAGTTGTATGTCGAGGTAATGAACTTTGAAGCCAAAGTTGAAGAATATAGGTAGGAATACCAACTAATGGGAAAGTCCTTAAGCTCTCTATGTGCTATTACTGATGGCATAATTTAGAAAGTGGCCATGGGATTTGTCTCGGGGCAAAGCATGATGAAGAAGAAAGCTAAAAAACTAGAGAAGCAAGGTAAAGTGCAGGAGGAAGAGCAAAAGGAGGACACCCTGTACTCGAATATTTGGAATGAGTAGATGTAGTGACTGGAGTGATTTATTGGAACCTTATCAAGGAGGACTAGTTGCTGCAGCTTGGTTTCCTTTTTACTctatgattttttaaaatatagtcaATCCTAGTGTTTTTAAAGAGTCTCTTATGAATAGGCTTCTATGTTGTATGCCTCAGACTTCTATTAGAATTAAGTTCTATGATAAGTTTATGGACTCTTTATACTTAACTGCTAGTAGTTATCTTATGGATAGGTGGTGGCTAGACAAGATTAGTATGTTTAGTTATGCTGATATGATGGTTTTGTATTGCTTCTAAGAGACGCTTGTGAACTTTCTTGTTATCTGACTTTTTGATGCCACctactttgttgttgccttgttgtAATatgaattttctttaaaaaaaaagtgaGATGAAAAGATGATCTTGTGTTCCTCTACCCTTCTTTTGTGAatatatgtaatataatttttaattaatagatATGACAcgtatattaaaaataaaataaaaatctaacatgtCTAAATACAGTAAAGGGAACAAATCAAACACATGTTAATAAACAAGACAGCTTTCGAAAGAAAAAACTAATTTTTATTATTCACTTGCTAAGAGCGCGTTGGGTTTACATGGTCTTAATAAATCATATCGAGGGAAGGCTAATGAATTTTCTAAGCGTAAAATGATATAATATTGTAACGAATTAGATGATGTAACAGTTCAATTGACCAAAGCGCAGTGGTGTCTGACTTGTCCTGCATTCCCAGTGAGGATGTCAATATTACCCATCTTCTCCATGGATCTTCCAAACTCAGTAAAGAACCAACTAGTAGAGTTAGAAGTTGAAGATGCTAGTGCAGAGTTTATGAAAGAGTTTGCTTCAGCATCCGTGACAAGTGCAGCATCTGATGCAAAAAGTCCTCGTTTCCTCCTCAAGTTGATGTAATAATGGTTGTCAAATGTTCGAAAGCTTCCAGGATCCATCTCTACTAAGCTCTTATTGTCTCCAGGCTTGCATTTTATTCTCAATTTGGTCGCATATGACTCAGCTAGGGAAGGGTCTGTAGGTTTGGAGATTCTACTTGCAAAGGATCCGCAATGGGAAGTGCCGATAGTGTGAGCCCCAGACAGCACAACCAGATCTTTTACATTTAAGCCCTTTTTAATGAAAGATGACTTAAGTTGTTCGAAGCTTGCGAAGGGAGATGGCAGGTTTGTCAATGCGTCTTTCTTCAGGGATATAACGCCATCTCTTCTTCCCATGGGAACGCTCCACACTGGCCCTCCAATCTATATATGCAAACATCATATGATATGTCAGAAGTAATCTCATTCTATGCTCGACCAAACAGTAAGAAAGCTTTCAGCAATTTAATGTTTAAGAATGCTggtaattttgaaaagaaaaaaaaaagtgctaGTAATATACCATGTCCACTGCATCTCGGGTGACGAGGGCAAGAATATCAGCGCAAGACACCACGCCAGGGCACTGCTTTTCAAGCTCTGCCTTTGCAGCGTCAATCACTTGAAATCCCCTCAAGCTCAAATTTGGAATTGCGTCTTTCTCTGCATCCTGGTTCGTTGAATTCAGTAGCACTGACCCGTCGCATCCCTGCATTGcattaaattgaaaatgaaaatgcaacCGGTAAACTTTAATATAAAATATACGAGGGAATCGCTACTCACCCTTACAAAACAATCGTGAAAATACATCCTTAGAATAGGAGCAGTCAAGGATGGGGCCCTAGATATGTACTTGTCTACAGTGCTTCTTACTATTTTCTCCGCCTCTGGGCAGCTTCTTTTGTAGAAATCCAAATTCAGTTCTGTTTTTGCATTGCTAATAGCAGTTTTCGCAGTGCTGGCCAAAGTAAAAAGAGCAGAAAAAATAAGCCCTACTATGATAGCATTCTTACTTGCCATCGGTATAGCTTTCTTCTGTTACTATGGATTCGGATCAGATTGGATAAAATGCAATCAAAGAGAACCAGAAAACGATTGTGTCTCTGATGTGACAGGAATCACCGAATTTATAagcagagaaaagaagaagaggaggcaagGAATCTGTGCGCGACGGCGGTTTCATGTCGACTTCCAAAGCAAGGTGATCAGTACAGCATGTTCGATGAAGGGATAGACAATGGTAAACTGATTTATTGTTTTCCTCTACTCAAACTTGCTTTTCGGGAATAATTAGCCGCACGCCTTCGTTTCTGCCCTTTTTTAAGTATTAGTCTTAGCTTGTGTTTTCCTCATTGAAGGTACCTACCACATCTCCTCGAGAAGCAACTGCGGGAAGAGCAGCCCAACACTACATTATATTCTTCTCCTTCCCAGCTCACCATGCTGAGATGGCCTCTTTTAGCAATCGCATCCTTAGTTTCTAAGGTAGACTTCTCTTCTTCTTATCCAAGGCAATAATATCTATGAATTTCTCTATCCCAGTTTCATTCGGTGCAGATACGACTGTTTCAGCGAAGGATATTACTTTAATTTTAGGATGCTTTCATTTCACTCCAAAACGAAATGTTGTAATGCGCATCAATTTTTTGCCTTTGGAAGGATTGTTTCGTAAGACAATGGAAGAATTGTTTCGTTGCATGCTTACTAATATTTGAGAAGCACAATGAATCGTTGAACAACGAGAGAATAACTGTAAAAATTAATGAAAACAACTTTAAAAAGCTACGTTTTCAACGAAAAATATCGAATCGTTTCCGTCAACAAGAACTTGTCACGGATTGATATTAGTCTAAAAATATTAGTCTAATCTAACAGCTTGCCTCAGCCAATCTATGGTTTAAGTGGTGTAATATGTCGGTTGGCTTTGACATAGTTAAAGTGTCTTGATTACATCATGTTTTCATTGTTTATTTAGATTGTAATGGAATGGTTCTTAATTCAATCTAAATTGAGGAATATATTTAAAGACGGCATAATCTAATAACCTACATACCTTCAACACATTTATACacatataaatttaataatataaaacaaTATGATATTTATCAGTTACATATAACAACATAGAATTTGCATATAAAAATAAAGAGTTATAGTAATTTTTAGAAATGAACTATTATTATATACAAAAATACATTGTGCAATTAGAAAATTTCTcctttcccatttcatgtttgtatgctcacacaTAATTTTTATTAACAAAACCTTCCTCTCACAATGAGGCTTTTATCACTACCTTCTTCTCATTCCTTCACTTTTCCCTCAAGGTTCTTCAATTTTCTTCTCAAATTTGCTAaaatagagtttcattcttccTCTTTCAATAAATTGAAAGGTTACCCATTCTTATTCTCTTCACTAGGTAGATATTTACACCACTCTCATTTACCCTTCTTCCCATCTACTCTAACTTAGAACAACTTTGTCATATTTTCTTTCTCCCTTTCTAGCCTAATAGCCATAATATTATAACTACTATTGGCAATAGGAAAGAAACAATAGTTATACATTTTATCACTAGTttagcaaaagaaagaaaaaatcatcCTATTGCTAGATCAATACAATGAAAGAGCCATGCTATCTAGAACTAAAAATACCCTCTAGaattgactaaaaatgacaaaagagTCATTGCAATAAAGAGGCCTAATGGTCAAGGAAATAGCCCACAATGTGGAAGAAAATGGAAAAGAATTTAGTTACCAAAAGAAGTACCGCAACCCATCAAACCATAAATCTTCCATGCAAGTATGAAATC is part of the Cryptomeria japonica chromosome 10, Sugi_1.0, whole genome shotgun sequence genome and harbors:
- the LOC131055586 gene encoding peroxidase 3-like, whose amino-acid sequence is MQGCDGSVLLNSTNQDAEKDAIPNLSLRGFQVIDAAKAELEKQCPGVVSCADILALVTRDAVDMIGGPVWSVPMGRRDGVISLKKDALTNLPSPFASFEQLKSSFIKKGLNVKDLVVLSGAHTIGTSHCGSFASRISKPTDPSLAESYATKLRIKCKPGDNKSLVEMDPGSFRTFDNHYYINLRRKRGLFASDAALVTDAEANSFINSALASSTSNSTSWFFTEFGRSMEKMGNIDILTGNAGQVRHHCALVN